The following proteins are co-located in the Candidatus Woesearchaeota archaeon genome:
- the corA gene encoding magnesium/cobalt transporter CorA, whose protein sequence is MIDLFYLDGELKRADLKDLATLKDKKLWLDVTAITKDEAEQLKNILQLHPLTVEDLVKQNTRIKIEEFPDYLLCVFYGLRKNRSVELVELDIVINQTFLITNHLNEIPSFTRLKNAPDQLEPLLTKGPDFLLHKILDMEIDNFFPVLEELDDQIEQIEELVTKKPEPVLLTKILQLKRKIVLIKKVVIPQREKLSFLAKNEYRFITKKALPYFRDVYDHSIRVADTVDNYREAIGSTFDAYLSATSHNLNEIMKVLSIIATIALPLTVISGIYGTNFVVLPGANTSYGFWVMVGAMALLVTFMISLFRKRGWF, encoded by the coding sequence ATGATTGATCTTTTTTACCTTGATGGAGAGTTGAAGCGTGCTGATCTTAAAGATCTTGCCACACTGAAGGATAAAAAACTCTGGCTTGATGTTACTGCAATTACCAAAGACGAGGCAGAACAGCTCAAAAATATCCTGCAACTCCATCCCTTAACTGTTGAGGATCTTGTCAAGCAGAATACGCGTATTAAGATTGAGGAATTTCCTGATTATTTGCTGTGTGTTTTTTACGGACTTCGGAAGAATCGTTCTGTGGAACTTGTTGAACTTGATATTGTTATTAACCAGACTTTTCTGATTACCAACCATCTCAATGAAATTCCTTCTTTTACCCGTTTGAAAAATGCCCCAGATCAACTCGAGCCGCTGTTAACAAAAGGACCAGATTTCTTACTTCATAAAATTCTTGATATGGAGATTGATAATTTTTTTCCTGTACTTGAAGAACTTGATGATCAAATTGAACAGATCGAAGAACTCGTCACAAAAAAACCAGAACCAGTATTACTTACCAAGATACTTCAATTGAAGCGAAAAATTGTCCTTATCAAAAAGGTTGTTATCCCCCAACGTGAAAAGCTCTCATTTCTCGCGAAAAACGAATACCGTTTTATTACCAAAAAAGCACTTCCCTATTTCCGTGATGTCTATGACCATTCTATTCGGGTTGCAGATACGGTTGATAATTACCGCGAAGCCATCGGCAGCACCTTTGATGCCTATCTTTCAGCAACCTCTCATAATTTGAATGAGATCATGAAAGTCTTGAGTATTATTGCAACGATTGCACTGCCCTTAACTGTCATTTCAGGAATCTATGGTACGAATTTTGTCGTGCTTCCTGGAGCAAATACATCGTATGGATTTTGGGTAATGGTGGGTGCTATGGCCTTGCTTGTTACGTTTATGATCTCTCTCTTCAGAAAGCGCGGCTGGTTTTGA